In a genomic window of Labeo rohita strain BAU-BD-2019 chromosome 20, IGBB_LRoh.1.0, whole genome shotgun sequence:
- the si:dkey-1j5.4 gene encoding leucine-rich repeat-containing protein 15, translated as MKLVAGLAVLWLWVAEAVENCPSACKCTQKSSTEKTEVSCQKRGLESIPPQLPLDTWILKMGENILQDLPANILSSVPKIESLNLERNSIKSIHPQAFDGAQRLMLLNLQGNRMSKLPVKGFKDLLNLRFLMLGQNQIASLQPNIFIGMRNLSELDLPLNTLTALPPNAFKPLIALKVLDLALNRIQSISPKAFVGLDELLFLNLDNNKLKNIQAGTFGPLVALEMLVLDNNLLSTLTADALEGLSNLQELYVRKNEIESLPADVFRHTPKLTHVGLSGNRLHAIDGNMLANMQGLKEVFLHDNPWKCDCSINSLVHYIAQMRANHSPLQRLQCTSPEEFRDRPIHQLKSDELPCRA; from the exons ATGAAGCTGGTTGCAGGGTTAGCCGTGCTGTGGCTGTGGGTTGCAGAGGCCGTGGAAAACTGCCCCAGTGCTTGCAAATGCACCCAGAAATCTAGTACCGAAAAGACTGAAGTCAGTTGTCAAAAGAGGGGGCTTGAGAGCATCCCACCCCAGCTCCCTCTGGACACATGGATCCTAAAAATGG GGGAAAATATACTGCAGGACCTCCCAGCCAACATCCTGAGCTCCGTCCCAAAAATTGAGAGCTTAAACTTAGAACGAAACTCAATCAAGTCAATACACCCTCAAGCATTTGATGGAGCCCAGCGACTGATGCTTCTGAATCTGCAAGGAAACCGAATGTCCAAACTCCCAGTGAAAGGCTTCAAAGATCTCCTAAACCTACGCTTTCTCATGCTAGGCCAGAATCAGATAGCTAGCCTGCAACCTAACATATTCATTGGCATGAGGAACCTCTCAGAGCTGGATCTGCCCCTGAACACCCTCACTGCTCTGCCACCAAATGCATTCAAGCCTCTGATTGCCCTCAAAGTCCTAGATCTAGCCTTGAACCGCATCCAAAGCATCTCACCCAAAGCCTTTGTTGGACTCGACGAGCTGCTTTTTCTCAATTTGGACAACAACAAGCTGAAGAATATCCAAGCAGGGACTTTTGGACCCCTGGTTGCTCTTGAGATGTTGGTGCTAGACAACAATTTGCTCTCCACACTTACCGCGGACGCGCTGGAAGGTCTTTCCAACCTGCAGGAGCTCTATGTGAGAAAGAATGAAATTGAGAGTCTGCCAGCTGACGTGTTTCGCCACACACCTAAACTTACTCACGTGGGGTTAAGTGGGAATCGGCTTCATGCCATTGATGGAAACATGCTAGCCAACATGCAAG GCTTGAAGGAGGTGTTTCTGCACGACAACCCATGGAAATGTGACTGCAGTATCAACTCACTGGTACATTACATAGCTCAGATGAGGGCTAATCACTCTCCTCTGCAAAGACTTCAGTGCACTAGCCCAGAAGAGTTTCGTGATAGACCTATCCACCAGCTGAAATCTGATGAACTTCCCTGCAGGGCCTAG